One Coffea arabica cultivar ET-39 chromosome 5e, Coffea Arabica ET-39 HiFi, whole genome shotgun sequence DNA segment encodes these proteins:
- the LOC140006675 gene encoding conserved oligomeric Golgi complex subunit 5-like gives MASPAIQRSPLQRLSTFKDTPPPVTTTATTATPTPHSTTPTPLSPAPSALDSFSSDPIFSSFLSSDFDSTRFSSAALSSGSAASRIEKLQEGLRLLDSQLRHDVLSRHQDLLQQLSSIKAADSALSSLRSSVSSLQSSVKKIRSELSEPHRLISTKTLQLSNIHSTAELLQSTIRTLRLSRKLRDLFDSAPDPEKLDLSKAAQLHFEILSMYNESHLSGIDVVDSELKWVSEIGQKLRAEGMRVLERGLEGLNQAEVGAGLQVFYNMGELRGTVDGLVSKYKAMGTKSVNVALDMKAISGGGSGGGGFAGPGGVQRSGTPQIGGGAKAKEALWQRMNVCMDQLHSIVVAVWHLQRVLSKKRDPFTHVLLLDVVLQVGDPTLTDHIWEALVKSFASQMKSIFTASSFVKEIFTVGYPKLFAMIENLLERIARDTDVKGVPPALTQEGKDQMISAIETFQTAFLALCLSRLSDLVNSVFPMSSRGTIPSREHMLRIVSRIQEEIEGVQLDPRLTLLVSRVITKVLHLLAERAEYQISTGPEARQIMGPATVAQQKNFTLCQHLQEIYTRLFSLMGGLPAIAVEIMSPALDAIYRVACDSVTSLFQAMRERLESCILQIHEQNFATLGMDAAMDNNASPYMEELQKSILHFRAEFLSRLLPRSASAASVGTEFICTGLVRNLASRVLIFFIRHASLVRPLSESGKLRMARDMAELELAVSQNLFPVEQLGAPYRALRAFRPVIFLETSQLEASPLLQDLPLSVTLHHLYSRGPEELQSPMQRNRLTPQKYSLWLDEKGEDQIWKGIKATLDDYAAKVRARGDKEFSPVYPLMLKLGSSLSANES, from the exons ATGGCCTCTCCGGCCATCCAAAGATCCCCACTTCAACGGCTCTCCACTTTCAAAGACACCCCTCCACCAGTCACCACCACCGCTACCACCGCCACCCCAACACCGCACAGCACCACCCCAACCCCACTGTCCCCTGCCCCTTCCGCTCTCGACTCCTTCTCCTCTGACCCCATTttctcctccttcctctcctcaGATTTTGATTCCACCCGCTTCTCCTCCGCCGCCCTCTCCTCCGGCTCTGCCGCCTCCCGCATTGAAAAGCTCCAAGAAGGCCTCCGCCTCCTCGACTCTCAGCTCCGCCATGATGTCCTCTCCCGCCACCAAGACCTCCTCCAACAGCTCTCCTCAATTAAAGCTGCTGATTCCGCTCTGTCCTCTCTCCGGTCGTCTGTCTCCTCTCTCCAATCCTCCGTCAAGAAAATTCGGTCCGAGTTATCCGAACCCCACCGGCTAATTTCGACAAAAACCCTTCAACTTTCCAACATTCATTCAACTGCTGAGCTGCTCCAATCTACAATTAGAACTCTCAGGCTATCGAGAAAGCTCCGGGATTTATTTGATTCGGCCCCGGATCCTGAAAAGCTCGATCTTTCGAAGGCGGCCCAGCTGCATTTTGAGATATTAAGTATGTATAATGAATCCCATTTGTCTGGGATCGATGTTGTGGACTCTGAGCTGAAATGGGTCTCggaaattgggcagaaattgcGAGCTGAGGGAATGAGAGTGCTCGAAAGAGGGCTTGAAGGGTTAAATCAGGCGGAGGTGGGGGCAGGTTTGCAGGTGTTTTATAATATGGGAGAGTTGAGAGGGACTGTGGATGGATTGGTGAGCAAGTATAAGGCAATGGGAACTAAGAGTGTGAATGTGGCATTAGATATGAAGGCAATATCAGGTGGCGGCAGTGGAGGTGGTGGATTTGCAGGGCCGGGAGGGGTGCAGAGGAGTGGAACACCTCAGATTGGCGGTGGAGCTAAAGCAAAGGAGGCTCTTTGGCAGAGGATGAATGTTTGTATGGATCAGTTGCATTCTATTGTCGTTGCTGTTTGGCATTTGCAGAGAGTTTTGTCGAAGAAAAGGGACCCCTTTACGCATGTTTTACTCCTTGATGTGGTCTTGCAG GTAGGGGATCCTACGTTAACAGATCATATTTGGGAGGCACTAGTTAAGTCTTTTGCCAGCCAAATGAAGTCTATTTTTACTGCATCAAGCTTTGTGAAAGAGATCTTCACTGTTGGGTATCCAAAGCTCTTTGCCATGATAGAAAATCTACTTGAAAGAATTGCACGTGATACAGATGTCAAGGGAGTTCCACCAGCTCTCACTCAGGAAGGAAAGGATCAGATGATATCTGCCATTGAAACCTTTCAGACAGCATTTTTAGCCCTCTGCCTCAGTCGCCTCTCAGATCTCGTTAATTCAGTCTTTCCAATGTCTAGCCGTGGAACTATTCCATCCAGAGAACATATGCTGAGGATTGTATCACGAATACAAGAGGAGATTGAAGGAGTACAACTGGATCCGCGTCTGACTCTTCTTGTCTCGCGTGTGATCACTAAAGTACTACATCTGCTTGCTGAAAGAGCTGAGTACCAG ATATCAACAGGTCCTGAAGCACGCCAGATAATGGGACCTGCAACTGTGGCGCAGCAGAAGAACTTCACACTATGTCAACACCTGCAAGAAATTTATACACGTCTATTTTCCCTAATGGGAGGATTGCCTGCTATCGCCGTTGAAATTATGTCTCCTGCACTTGACGCTATATATCGTGTTGCATGTGATTCAGTGACATCCTTATTCCAAGCCATGCGAGAACGCCTAGAGTCCTGTATTTTGCAAATTCATGAGCAGAATTTTGCTACACTTGGCATGGATGCTGCTATGGATAACAATGCATCACCATACATGGAAGAGTTGCAGAAGAGCATCCTTCACTTCCGTGCTGAATTTTTATCTCGGCTGTTGCCTAGATCGGCGAGTGCTGCCTCAGTGGGGACTGAGTTTATATGCACTGGGCTTGTCAGGAACCTGGCTTCTCGGGTTTTGATATTTTTCATTCGACATGCTTCACTGGTTAGACCACTTTCTGAATCTGGCAAGTTGAGGATGGCTAGGGACATGGCAGAGCTTGAGTTAGCAGTAAGCCAAAATTTGTTCCCGGTAGAACAGCTTGGGGCACCATATCGAGCACTTCGAGCATTCCGACCtgttattttcttggaaacttCTCAACTGGAGGCATCGCCACTTCTTCAAGATCTACCACTGAGTGTCACACTGCACCATCTTTACTCACGAGGACCAGAAGAGCTACAATCACCTATGCAAAGAAACAGACTCACACCTCAAAAGTATTCATTATGGCTGGATGAGAAAGGGGAGGATCAGATCTGGAAAGGAATCAAAGCTACTCTAGATGATTATGCTGCAAAGGTAAGAGCCAGAGGAGACAAGGAATTCAGTCCTGTGTACCCTTTGATGCTGAAACTGGGATCATCTTTATCCGCAAATGAGTCATGA